The genomic stretch ATGAGTTCGGCCACCTCGTGCACGGCCTCGCGCGCAAGAGCGTCCCGTTCGTCCGCATCTCTCGGACCGAGGGCGACTTCATGGAGGCGCCCTCCACGTTCCTCGAGGACTGGATCTTCGACTTCAAGGTGCTCACGCGGTTCGCGAAGCACGTCGACACCGGCGCTCCGATCCCGGAGGAGCTGGTGCAGCGCCTGCGCGCGGCTCGCAGCTTCGGTCGCGCGAGCCGTACGCGCCAGCTGCTCGCCCGCTCGCGGCTCTCGCTCGCGCTCCACGACGGCAAGCGGCCGGGCGCCGACCCGCGCGTCGTCGAGCGCGAGATCAACGAGCGCTACGGCCTCTTCGAGCGGATCCCCGATACGGCATCGCCGGCGAGCTGGGAGCACATGGACAGCGACGCCTATTCCGCGGCGTACTACACATACCTCTGGTCGCAGACGATCGCTGAAGACATGCACACGGCGTTCGACGGCGATCTCATGAACACCAGCGTCTCGCGCCGCTACCGCGACAAGATCCTCGCGCCGGGCGGCACCAAGCCGGCCGCGGAGCTCGTCCGCGACTTTCTCGGCCGGCCCTACGACCTACGCGCGTTCAAGGCTTGGGTCGCCGGCCGGGACTGACCAGGTCGAGAGAGAGGGTAAGACGATGGAGAAGCTCCGCTTCGATGAGGACAGGGCGTTCACACTCGCCGATGACGCCGCGACGATCGCGCGCATCGTCCGGACCGTGAGCGCCGACCGCCTGCGAGCGGTGAAGTTCGGCGACTGGACCGCGGTCGAGGTCATCGGGCACCTCGCCGACGCGTCCGAGATCTTCGCCGAGCGCGTCCGGCGCTGTGTCGACGAGGAGCGTCCCGCACTGCCTTCGTTCGACCAGGACGCGATCGCGGCCGAGCGCCGCAACGCCGAGCGCGATCCGATGGAGCTTTCGCGTCGCGTCAGCGCCGCGCACGCCCAGATCGTGCGTCTGCTCATGGATGAGCGCGCCCGCTCGCGGCCGGGGATCCACTCCGAATACGGCGAGCTCGACGCCGGCCATTTCGGCGCATACGAGGCGAACCACGCCCACGAGCACGCGACCGAGCTCGCCGCCGCGTTCCCGCCGACGAAATAGCCATTAACTGCTAGGCATGGCGTAATACGTGGCGTGACCTCTCCGCGCGAGGCCGCGCTCGCTCCGCTGTCGCGCGTCGACGCGGAGCGTCTCCTTCCAGAGCTGTCGACGGGTCGCCAGACGCTCGAGCGCCGCGTGCTCCGCGCCAGGTGCCTCAAGTACCTCGAGTCGTTCGATCTCGCCTGGGCCGAGCTGAGCGCGGTGCTACCGCTCGTCAAGGACCCGCTCCTCGAGGCTCGTGTCGCCGTCGACCTGCTCCATCTCTCCTATTACCTGGTGCGCCGTGATGACTCCGTCCGCTTCGCCGCGATGGCGGAGAGGTCGGCGGCCGGCGATCCGCTTCTTCTCGCCGAGCTTCGGCTCGGCTCGTCCATCGTGCACACGGCCTCGAACGAGGTGCGCGACGCGCTCGTCGACGCGCGCCGCGCATCGGACGCGCTCGCGGTCGCACCGCGCGGCCGCTCGCGCGATCTCGTCACGACGCGCGTGCAGCGCCAGCTCGCACATCTGCTCTCGCACAGCGCCGACTACGTCGGCGCGGCCGCCGCGGCCGAGGCGACCGCTCGGAACGCCGCGCGCGTCGGCGATCCCGCCGAGGTCGCGTGGGCGACATACACCGCGGGCTTCGTCGACTGGTTCGCGGGTCGGCTCGATGCCGCCGTTGACGAGTTCACGCGTGCCGAGCTCGGCCTCCGTCAGTACGGCTCGTCGGTATGGCGCCACACGCTGCTCTGTCTCGCGCGCGCGAAGCTGGAGCGCGGCGAGCTAAGCGAGGGCGAGCGACTCGCTCGTCAGAGTGCGACCGGCGCCACCGAAGACCATGGGCACATCGCGCTCCTGCGCGGTGAGGCCGAGGTCGCCGAGCTCATCCTCGGGCGCGCGCCGAAGGGCTTTCCCGAGGACGAGCAGTTCCGGGATTTCGTCCGCGCGATCGTGCGCGGACAGCGCGGCGATCCGAAGACCGCGGTGCGCATGCTCGACGACACGGCGCGCGAGTTCGAGTCGCGCGGCATGGATCACTGGGCGATCGGCGCGGCCGTGCACGCCGCGTACTTCCGCGAGACGGTCGTGCGCGGCGGTGGGACATCGCGCGTCGGACATCTCGTGCGCGAGATCGGCACGCGTGGAGGCGAAGGCTTCGCCTACTACCTGCCCGACGTGGCGGCCTGGTTCGGCCGCGCGGCCGAACGTGACGGGCAGGCATCGTCGCTCGCGCGCACGATCCGCGCCCGCGCCGAAGCCGCGCAGAAACGCGCGAAGACGGACGCTGGTGTTGCGGTCGGGGCTTCGGCGCTCGACGAGGCGACGTTCGGGCTGCGGAGCATGGGGCTCACGTGGCGCGAGATCGGCATCCTCCGCGAGATGGAGCAGCTCTCACGCGAGGGCAGGCGCATGGATCGCGCCGCACTCGCCGCTCGGCTCAAGGTCTCGCCGAACACGCTGCGGGTGCATCTCACGCGCATCCGCGCGAAGCTCGACGTCGCGGACAAGCGCGGCGATGAGGTGCTGCTCACGGCGGCGCTTTCGCAGCGGCCGCGATAGGTGGAGGGCGTGGTGACTTCTTCGGCGAGTTCGCTCTTCACAGCGTTCATGCGTGACGCGCTGGGACCGTCGCTGCGAGATCTCGGCTTCCGCGGATCGGGTCGGCACTACTCGATTCCAAGTGAGACCCATTGGGCGCTGCTCGGCTTCCAGACATCGAAGTGGTCGACCGCGAAGTCGATCGAGTTCACCGTGAACGTGACGGTCATTGGTCGCGATGCCTGGCTGCGCTGGCGCGAACTCGAGCCGTACCACGACGAGCGGCCGTCGGCGAACGTCAGCTACGGGCCTGGTCCGCGCGAGATGGATCCCGCTCTGCGAGCGAGGTACTGGCATCAGCGCCTCGGCATGCTGCTGCCGGAGCATCGCGCCACTGGTGGGAACTTCGGGCAGAAAAGATTCGGCCTCAGTCGCGCGGGACGTCGTGACCGCGATCCGGGATCACGCACTCCCGGAGATTCGGAAGCGGATGTCGAGCTGACGCTCGCCGAGCGACAACTGCGAGCCCGTTACGGTCGTCGCCGCTCCAAGGAACTGCAAATCTATCTTTGGCTATTCTGCGTGGCCATGTTCGGACCCGTGTTGCGCGGTGAGCACGTCACGCTGCGTCCCGCCGACGACAGCGACCCGCCGCGTATGGTCCCGTGGTTCGCCGACATGGAGGTGACGCGTTACCTCGGCCGCCGCATGGCCGTCGCGCTCTACTACGAAGTGGACATCCTGAGGAAGTTCGGCGAGGCCGAGGACACGGTGTTCTGGATGATCGAGGCGGACGGCGAGACGATCGGCGCGACCGGGATCCACGCCATCGACTGGCTGAACGCGCACGGGACGACCGGGATCGTGATCGGCGCGAAAGAGCAGTGGGGCAAGGGGTACGCCACCGAGGCGATGCGCCTTCGCACTCGTTACGCATTCCGCGAGCTGAACCTCCACAAGATCATGACCGAGGTCTTCGTCGCGAACGAGGCGAGCCGGCGCGCGCTCGAGAAGAACGGCTACCGCACCATCGGCACGAGCCGCGATCACTTCTTCACGCGCGGAGCGTGGCACGACATCTGGCTCGGCGAAGTCCTGCGCGAGGACTGGGAGCGTGCGCAGACGGCCTGACACGTCACTGCGACCGGTCATCACAGGGATCGTCTGCTAGCCTTCCGACCGAGCGGGTGACCGGCTCTTGAAGCGCCTGGGATGTCTTCTCATCGTGCTGCTTCTCGTGGGAGCGGGCGTCTACCTCTCCCTGCGCCCCACCTCGAACGCGACCGCCGACAACGCCGCGACCGTCGGTGTGCTCAACATCGCCGTCGACGCCCAGAAGGGCTCGGCCGACTTCGCTCCGGCCCTCGACGGCGACATCGTCACGAGCGGCGACTTCGTTCGCTCGAGCAAGGACGGCCGCGCGGTGCTCACGTTCTTCGACGGCTCGACGCTCAGTGTCGACCCAGGCGCTCTCGTCAAGGTCCTGACCCTCAACCGCCTCCCGAGCGGCGGTATAGAGCTGCTGGTGGAGCAGACGCTGGGACGATCGTGGGCCGCGGTCGCGAAACTGAAGCCCGACTCCAAGTTCGAGATCAAGACGCCATCGTCGATCGCGTCCGTCCGCGGCACCGCGTTCGAGACGAACGTCACGCAGAACGCGGACGGCACGACGTCCGCGACGTACAAGGTCGACGACGGACAGATCCTCGTGACCGCGAACGCCGGCGGGAGCGTCACCGTCGGGCAGGGACAACAGGTCACGATCAACGTCAACCAGCCGGCACCCGCGGCAGCCACGGCGCAGGCGCCGACGATTCGTTTCGTCATCACCCCCTCCGCCGGCATCGAGTTCGCGATCGGCGCGCCGACCGGCGCGACCTGCGGGAACGGGCGTACCAAGCAGGAGGTCTTCGGCTGCTTCGTGAGCGGCGCCACCGCGGCGGTGCGCGAGCCACCCGCGGGTCACTACGCGGTCATGGTCACCAAGACCGCGGCCTCGCCGACCCCGACCCTCCTGGTCGAGGCGTTCCGGGGCGGGACGCGTGAATCTTCTCGTGCCCTACCGGTCAACCAGAACATCGGGGACATCGTGCGCTCCGGATTCACGTACGCGGTCGGAACACCGCTGACGATCTCCGAGTTCGAGCCGGCCGAAGTGGTCACCAGCGTCTGCAGCGCGCTGTCCACGGGACGTGTCTTCGCGACCGGCGCGGTGGAGGACCGATACGCGCAGCTGCGCACCTATGCGCAGACGAACAAGAATCAGCCGGTCGCCTTCGTCGTGGTCGAATCGGACCTGACGGCCGCGGCGAACGCGGGCGCGCCGACCAACGTGCCGGCGACGACGGTGAACGATGTCCGCGCGACGATCGATTCCGCGGGTGTGCATTTCTCCGCGCAGGCGAGCGCATCGATCCTTACGTTGAGCGCCGCGACAGACATCAGCGCGGGGCCCGTCGACGGGAAGCTCGTGATCCGCATCCACAGCCTGACCGCGAGTCCGTTACCGGCCGGCCTCCTCGACCCCATCCGCGCCCTTCTCGAGAGGAGCTTCGACGATTTCTCGAATGGATTCCCGTTCACCGTGCGTCAGGTCTCGATGCGCCAGGGCTGCCTCAGCGTGACGGGCACGACGCCCTAACAGACCGCGCGCGCACGTCCTAGCATCGCGACCGGTGGACCCCACTCTCGACACCCTCGTCCGCGATGCGATGGAGCGGTACCACGTGCCCGGCGTCGCGATCGGCATGCTTCGCGCCGGCGCGGTGGAGGTGGCGGGTTTCGGCGTGACGAGCGTCGAGCATCCGCTGCCGGTCGACGGCGACACGCTCTTCCAGATCGCGTCGGTGACCAAGACGATGACCGCGACGGTGATCATGCGGCTCGTCGAGCGCGGTGCGCTCGACCTCGACGCGCCGGTGCGCCGCTACATCCCGGCGTTCCGACTCCGCGACGCGACCGCGCAGGAGGGCGCGACGGTCCGGCACCTCGTGACCCACACCGGCGGTTGGCTGGGCGATTGCTTCGCCGACTTCGGTAGCGGCGACGACGCCCTCGAGCGATACGTGGCGGCGATGGCCGAGCTCGAGCAGATCACGCCGCTGGGCGAGATATGGCACTACTCGAACTCGAGCTTCACGCTGCTCGGACGGCTGATCGAGGTCGTGACGGGCAAGACCTATGAGGACGCCACGCGCGAGCTGCTCTTCGTACCGCTGGGCATGACAAAGTCGTGCTTCTCGGCGAATGAGGCCATCACCCACCGCGTCGCGGTCGGCCACGTGATCGTCGATGAGAAGCCGACGGTCGCGCGGCCGTGGGCGTTCCCGCGCGCGACCACACCGGTCGGCGGCATCGTCTCGACCGCGAATGACCTGATGCGCTACGCGCGCTTCCACCTCGGCGACGGGACCGCGCCCGACGGCGCGCGCCTCCTATCAAAAGCGTCGGTCGAGCTCATGCGCACGCCGCTCGCCGACGCCGATCTCGATCGCAAGGTCGGCGTCTCATGGTTCGTGCGCACGATCGGTGGCGTTCGTCTTCAGTACCACGGTGGCGTCGCGATCGGGCAGCAGGGTGTGCTGATGCTCGCCCCGGACCGCGGCGAGGCCGTGACGGTGCAGACGAACTCCGCTCGTGGCGGGCTCCTTCACCAGGACGTGACCACGTGGTGGCAGCGCCAGCGGCTCAATCTCAAGGTGCCGGAGCCCGTCTACATCGAGCTCGACCGGACGCGCTACACGGAGTACGCCGACCGATATCTCGCCGAGCTCTCCGACGCCGAGCTCGAGCTCTCGGACACCGGGCTTGTGTACCGCACGTTCTCGCACAACAAGCTCGGCGTGCAGCCGAAGCCACCGGACCCGCCGCCGTCGCGTGTCGCGTTCACGAGCGACGCGCGCTTCACACTGCTCGACGGTCCGCTCAAGGACACCCGTGGCGAATTCCTGCGCGGACCCGACGGTCGCGTGCGATACATGCGCGTCGGCGGACGCGTTTATCGCCGAACACGGACCTAGACGATGCGTCAGTACCTCGACATCCTGCGCAAGGCGATCGAGAGCGGCGTCGATCGCGACGATCGCACCGGGACCGGAACGCGCGCGATCTTCGGCGAGGTGATGCGCTTCCGGATGAGCGACGGCTTCCCGGCGGTGACGACGAAGCGGCTCGCGTTCCGGTCTGTCCTCGCCGAGCTCCTGTGGTTCATCGCCGGAAGCTCCGACGTGAACGAGCTGCACGCGCTCGGCACGCACATCTGGGACGGGAACGCGTACGCGCCGTACTGGGTGGAGCGCGCCCGGTTCGACGGGGATGCCGGGCGGAACTACGGGCAGCAGTGGCGCGATTGGATCGTGGCCGACGGTCGGCACGTCGACCAGCTGCAGGGTGTCATCGACGCGCTGAGCACGAATCCGTCGAGCCGGCGCCACCTCGTCACGGCGTGGAACCCGGGCGAGCTCGATCAAACGAGCCTGCCCGCCTGCCACGCGTTCTTCCAGTTCTTCGTGGCCGAGGGAAAGCTGAGCGTGATGATGTATCAGCGCTCCTGCGACCTGTTCCTCGGCGTGCCGTTCAACATCGCGGAGTACGCGGTGCTGCTCCATCTCGTCGCGCAGCTCACCGGGCTCGTGCCGGACGAGTTCATCCACGTGCTTGCGGATGCGCACGTCTACCGCGACCACCTGGACGCGGTGCGACAGCAGCTCGAGCGCGACCCCTATCCGTCGCCGCGTCTCTCACTCGACCCGAGCCTGCGGAGCCTCGATGACGTCGTCGCGCGCTATCGCGAGATCGTGGGCCGGGCCCGCGCGGGCGAGAAGCCCGGTCCGCTGCTCGACCGCATCGCGCGCCTCGAGCAGTACCAGTTCCATCCGCCGATCGAAGCGAAGATGGCGGTGTAGCGATCATCTCCTTCGTCGTCGCGTACGACCGCAATCGCGCGATCGGGAAGGACAACAAGATCCCCTGGCGACTGCCCGACGACATGAAGCACGTGCGCGACCTCACGATCGGCAAACCGCTCATCATGGGGCGACGCACGTGGGAGTCGATCGGTCGGCCTCTTCCGCAGCGCACCAGCATCGTGCTGACGCGCGACCCGGGATTCAAATGCGACGGCTGCCTCATCGCGCGCACGCCCGACGAGGCGATGGAACTGGCTGGCGCGGCGCCAGAGATCATCGTCTTCGGCGGCGCGCGCGTATTCGAGGACTTCCTGGCGCGCGCCGATCGCATCTACCTCACCGAGGTGGACGCCGATGTCGGCGGCGACACCTTCTTCCCGCCGCTCGATCCCGGCGACTGGGAAGTGATCGAGGCGGTGGGGCACCCCGCCGATGAGCGCCACCCGTACGACTTCAGCTTTCTCACGCTCGATCGCAAGCGGAAGTGACGGCGGCCGGCTTCCTGTGGGACCCGCGTGTCGCGACGCACGTCTATCGCGACGACCACCCGCTGAAACCGAAGCGTCTTATCGGCGTTCACGACACGCTCCAGCGCCTCGGCGCTTTCGCGCGTCCCGACGCGAAGGTGCTCACGCCGCGCGCGGCGACCCGTGCCGAGATCGAGCGCATCCACGACAGCG from Candidatus Limnocylindria bacterium encodes the following:
- a CDS encoding GNAT family N-acetyltransferase; protein product: MVTSSASSLFTAFMRDALGPSLRDLGFRGSGRHYSIPSETHWALLGFQTSKWSTAKSIEFTVNVTVIGRDAWLRWRELEPYHDERPSANVSYGPGPREMDPALRARYWHQRLGMLLPEHRATGGNFGQKRFGLSRAGRRDRDPGSRTPGDSEADVELTLAERQLRARYGRRRSKELQIYLWLFCVAMFGPVLRGEHVTLRPADDSDPPRMVPWFADMEVTRYLGRRMAVALYYEVDILRKFGEAEDTVFWMIEADGETIGATGIHAIDWLNAHGTTGIVIGAKEQWGKGYATEAMRLRTRYAFRELNLHKIMTEVFVANEASRRALEKNGYRTIGTSRDHFFTRGAWHDIWLGEVLREDWERAQTA
- the thyA gene encoding thymidylate synthase; translation: MRQYLDILRKAIESGVDRDDRTGTGTRAIFGEVMRFRMSDGFPAVTTKRLAFRSVLAELLWFIAGSSDVNELHALGTHIWDGNAYAPYWVERARFDGDAGRNYGQQWRDWIVADGRHVDQLQGVIDALSTNPSSRRHLVTAWNPGELDQTSLPACHAFFQFFVAEGKLSVMMYQRSCDLFLGVPFNIAEYAVLLHLVAQLTGLVPDEFIHVLADAHVYRDHLDAVRQQLERDPYPSPRLSLDPSLRSLDDVVARYREIVGRARAGEKPGPLLDRIARLEQYQFHPPIEAKMAV
- a CDS encoding DinB family protein yields the protein MEKLRFDEDRAFTLADDAATIARIVRTVSADRLRAVKFGDWTAVEVIGHLADASEIFAERVRRCVDEERPALPSFDQDAIAAERRNAERDPMELSRRVSAAHAQIVRLLMDERARSRPGIHSEYGELDAGHFGAYEANHAHEHATELAAAFPPTK
- a CDS encoding dihydrofolate reductase — translated: MSFVVAYDRNRAIGKDNKIPWRLPDDMKHVRDLTIGKPLIMGRRTWESIGRPLPQRTSIVLTRDPGFKCDGCLIARTPDEAMELAGAAPEIIVFGGARVFEDFLARADRIYLTEVDADVGGDTFFPPLDPGDWEVIEAVGHPADERHPYDFSFLTLDRKRK
- a CDS encoding serine hydrolase domain-containing protein; its protein translation is MDPTLDTLVRDAMERYHVPGVAIGMLRAGAVEVAGFGVTSVEHPLPVDGDTLFQIASVTKTMTATVIMRLVERGALDLDAPVRRYIPAFRLRDATAQEGATVRHLVTHTGGWLGDCFADFGSGDDALERYVAAMAELEQITPLGEIWHYSNSSFTLLGRLIEVVTGKTYEDATRELLFVPLGMTKSCFSANEAITHRVAVGHVIVDEKPTVARPWAFPRATTPVGGIVSTANDLMRYARFHLGDGTAPDGARLLSKASVELMRTPLADADLDRKVGVSWFVRTIGGVRLQYHGGVAIGQQGVLMLAPDRGEAVTVQTNSARGGLLHQDVTTWWQRQRLNLKVPEPVYIELDRTRYTEYADRYLAELSDAELELSDTGLVYRTFSHNKLGVQPKPPDPPPSRVAFTSDARFTLLDGPLKDTRGEFLRGPDGRVRYMRVGGRVYRRTRT
- a CDS encoding FecR family protein, whose amino-acid sequence is MLLLVGAGVYLSLRPTSNATADNAATVGVLNIAVDAQKGSADFAPALDGDIVTSGDFVRSSKDGRAVLTFFDGSTLSVDPGALVKVLTLNRLPSGGIELLVEQTLGRSWAAVAKLKPDSKFEIKTPSSIASVRGTAFETNVTQNADGTTSATYKVDDGQILVTANAGGSVTVGQGQQVTINVNQPAPAAATAQAPTIRFVITPSAGIEFAIGAPTGATCGNGRTKQEVFGCFVSGATAAVREPPAGHYAVMVTKTAASPTPTLLVEAFRGGTRESSRALPVNQNIGDIVRSGFTYAVGTPLTISEFEPAEVVTSVCSALSTGRVFATGAVEDRYAQLRTYAQTNKNQPVAFVVVESDLTAAANAGAPTNVPATTVNDVRATIDSAGVHFSAQASASILTLSAATDISAGPVDGKLVIRIHSLTASPLPAGLLDPIRALLERSFDDFSNGFPFTVRQVSMRQGCLSVTGTTP